Part of the Rhizophagus irregularis chromosome 4, complete sequence genome is shown below.
CAGTATAGTCAGCCGATGAATTCTTATCGTGAAATGTTACCTCTTCACAGCACTGGCATCGGTATGCCGCAATTTATGTCTTCTCATCAGATGCAACATGATCAAATGCCACAGGTAATGCAACCACTAATGATGAATGATAAACAACCTTCGGTTTATCAAATGGACATGTATGATATGCGTCAACGTCAAAATCCAATTCTTCAACATCATCAAATGAATTGGCGGACATATTAAAATTAGCAACATGTAAATAATAGATGCTTAATGTATTATAATTCGTACAATTTATCTatcttaatatttataattataataatattactttactgtatattatccGTTGAGAAAAAGGGGacagttttaaatttttttaataataaccaGTCTTAATATATTGCATTAAAAgcatattgataaaaaatctttttttacgtCATGTGATTTTAAGCAATTATATGTacatgaattaaaaaaactaattattatcataacaTAAACCAttcgttttaaaaaatttcagtgCCAAGTTTTTTCTcgcaataaattattttttcctttttgagTTATTATCTTTTACGTGTGTCATGGACCACGACGAGTGAAAAGAATGAATTAGGACcctaacaaaaatttatagttcaatcatgtaataaatatttaattaaatcaaataatggATAAAAATGTGCATTAttgtatcatatttattaatatgtatttaaGTCTAGGAGAATttctctttattatatttcgaTTTTATTGATTGCAACTTAATACATAGAATGACACAGCGTGGAGCAATATGatattatcttaataaaagCCATTTTTAGCCTTTTTAAAGCAAAAGcttatattattgtttttataatttcttttctccataaatttgatttataaacCCTTCTATTAGCAcaatttagtttaattttatcaaaattcaaaaataaagataaaggtatgtggttttatattttattgctTTTGCTTTACatgaattttcttattaaattaatatgttttttttgtagtatGATGCTTTACAAGTTTATTTTTGTGTTGTTGATTGCTCATCTTGCATCATTCCATTTTGAAACATGGTCAGAAAACAACTATACTTCTAAAACTTATCATCAAAGAGGAACTTTTGTACCTGGTTTTATCATTAAATCTTACAGATGGGAAAGTCCAAGCGGTGATGGATGTTGTGTTAAAATGTGCTATGGTAGTAGAAATGTTAGGTATTGGTGTTCATCTTATAGCAATGGTTTACCAAGCTCTAAATTCAACAAAATTGTTATTGGATGTGGTGACGAACAGCTAGTTTgtaattgatgaattatttactGAATATTCTAGTCaagtatttgataaaaataaaatttagctATATAAAGATGTATATTCTATATATTGCATAACACAATTAACACATGCAATGATAAACCGCTTTAAATTGTATACAGTACAGACCGAACCTCTATTTAAAACGCAATTGGTGAtcttaatttcggccagaattaacgaTATTCTAATTCAATTGTAtctattttgatttaaaaatgatgTAACCTCAAccataattacataattatataaatcaatcaGAGACTACTTTAATGAAAACCCTGCTGGAGCcgagaattaatatttataccaatctcaataaaataaatcaaatgaaattACTTCATAATTTCCCTGTCTTAAAAAACATCAAGATGCATAGAGGAAGATACTTATAACACGTTAATGCAGAAGATGACACGTACAGTAACGGACGATTTGCTTTAAAGAAGGGTATTTTAGCATGTTTTCTTCTAATAAAACAGTCAAGATAGTTCTATTCAGCCAAAGAATGGTTTATTCCTTCAATTACTGTTAGTGTCATTTGAATCATTAGTTTGAACGGTTCAAAGTTCCACATAGAACATgaagttattaatttaatcacTTTATCACATTTTCAAACCCGCAGATACTTTCTGTTTATAATTGGATATTTTCCATGCAAAACTTGGATATTTATGAATCTTACGCATTTTCAGATACACTTAAATATTTTCTGtgcattgtttttttataatgctaataaaaattatgatttaatcatgttaagatttataatattaatatcttttcTAACCTAGTCCCCTAGATTGCAAACGGAAAAGATCAAGTGATATTAGTAAGATGGATTGACattagtttataatttatggATAGATTAATAAGATACCATGATAAAAGTAGAGTAAGTATGAACATCATTATTTTTCGtgttttaacatttcttaaaatttgaattctCTATTGGATGAGACCAAAATCCTGGCTCCATCATTGCAATCATTTTTGCGATAAATTTCACCcgttgaaaaaaatcttatcatCCATAAGAGCCAAATGGGACTGtctatatgtaaaaaattgttGAGAATCGATTTTGCTATTtaaattcgattttttttcagaatcgACTCCAATCCCTAAATCAAATATTCACAGcgataattatttaattatttatttttttaaataagtcaTGGATGATAAAAATGCAGCTTACCAGCTTTTAAAATTACATGCAAAAGATCAATTTGTTTTTGGAATATATCCAGATTGAGCAGCAGATCAGTTTTTATAGCGTAATCGGAgcaattgaaatatttttttcccaGATGTACAGGAATTTATGCGTCCAGTACATTCCGAATTTCGTTCACTGGGACGTGATAGTCGTGACATGTGACAAATAGTTATAGTCATCggcatatatataaaaggaaaaaggaGTATTTCATAGGTCCGTATCAGCCTGATCTGCAGAATTGACACAATCAccctttaatttaaaatttaattaggaTGAAGATAAAACTTTAACTAAGGCGATTGATCCTAATgtcaataattaaaataaaatcattttaaataaagtgcTTTATGTAGTGATGTGCAGTCGTTATCTCCGTGCCCACACATAAAGTTGCCAGACTTGAATATACcataatcttattaaaagtatttgatTTCGCGttgtttatttgtatttatggAATTTggttctattttttttttcctttttttatcgATGATGATCATGTAACTCAATTGAAAATATCTTGGCCTAATATGTTTAGTCATATTGCGCGATGCTGTGGAAACGTGATACAAAGAATGCGTTCTTACAACAGAGTATTGTCACTTCCATGcatgatacaaataaataaaatgacgAATTGTACGTGATGATTAATGCGGCGTTAACAAACTTTTACGTATTGATCGACCGTAAGTTTGTTTATAAAGTTCttgtgttttaattttttaccttAATTGCTATTTAAAAATGCAAACTATTAATGATCCAAATGAATGGATAGAAGATGCAATTTCTAagaaacatattaaatattacaaatatgaaGATTTTCGTGATGTTCAAAAAATTGGTAGTGGTAACTTTGGAAAAGTTTATCGAGCAAATTGGAAGAATTTGGAACAATATTTcgcattaaaatctttatctAACCTTGATAATAAAGCTATAAAAGAAGTTGTTAAGGaggtaattatataaatatattatttatctctactatttatatatatatatatataaatttaaatcatttttaattttagattgaAATTCATCGTGACgttcattttcataataatattattagtttttttggtattacaacTAAAGGtatgaaaacaaaaaaaaaaaaattttttaatacttaattatatatatatttttaccctgaatttattaataatattattttattattttactttctttttttaaaaaaaataggagaAAGTCAAAATGgtcaattcaaaaaatatttgttagtAATGGAGTATGCCAATGGTGATACTCTTcgaacatgaaaaaaaatacaaaactTACTTGGGAAGATAGATATAAATTTGCATATCAATTAGCTGACGCCGTATCATGCTTACACCAATCAGACATAGTTCACcgtgatttggtaattttattattaatattgaataattctaaaattgaAATGCAACCACATATATGcgaaattcattttttttgaaaaaatttgattttattttataaaattagcaTTCTGGTAATATATTGATAGATCGAGGTAACATTAAATTagcagattttggattatcaagGAGAATTGATGAAGTATCTAGAGCACATTCAACAAATTCAAGTTTATTTGGCATAATTCCTTATATTGATCCAGAGAAATTGCGTAAtccaaaatattctttaaataaaatgagtgATGTTTACAGTATTGGAATACTTTTATGGGAAATTTCAAGTGGTCATCCGCCATTTAAAGATGAATCATATGatctttctttatttatacaaatatcGCAAGATTATAGAGAAACAATTGTTCCGGGCACTCCTATTGATTATTCTAATCTTTATACTGGTAAATATATTacgattttaaattatagattataatagtattataaaaattataaaattaggtcttatgtgaatttttttttttagaatgttGGAATGGTGTCCCCGATAATAGACCAACTATGGATCAAGTagttgttaaattaaaaacaacTCTTGCAAATTCAAATATAACAACAGAGAATGATCAaacagataaattaaattctaaattacaAAATGAACAACAAGTTAATGATAATATACCAAATACTACCGATTCAGTGCATGGAGACTTAtctcaatttattaataattttcataaaatggATATTAAGGAAACCACATCTCCAACTACATCAATGGACGTCAATGAAAACATATTTGAAGAGGAATTAAGAATAGTAGTCGACGAATTagttaatcattatttaaaggaAATAAATGAAGGAAAAGAGAGAAATGTGAGAAAGCAACATATTATCGATTATGTTAATAATCACAATTCACAAGAAATGTATAATTGGCttctaaataatcaaaataatccaaataacatttttatacttggatattttaaatatcatgGTATTGAAACTAACACTGATAAAagaaaagcatttgaattgtatcaaaaagcaacaaaattaaataatagtgCAGCCCAACACGAGctcattaatatatatacctacgaagatgatgaatataaaaattacgataaagcttttgaattatcgAAAGAATTGGCAGAAAAGGGTTATCCAGGAGGGATAAGTAGGTTAGGGTATTGTTATGAtcaaggaattggaactgaaataaatataaacaaggcatttgaattatatcaaaaagcggCAAATTTAGGACATAGCAGttctcaatataatcttgctgaTATGTATTTATATGGAGATGGTGTTAATAAAGATCataataaagcttttgaatattCTGAAAAATCGGCGGAAGCAGGACATTCAGGTGGAATACGTATGTTAGGTTATTGTTACGattatggaattggaactattagtgataaacaaaaagcattCGAGTTATACCAAAAggcagcaaatttaggaaataagGAAGCCCAATATAGTCTCGCTATCATGTATGAAGATGGAGATGGAATAGAAAAAGATATTAGTCAAGCGATTcattggtatgaaaaatctgCCGAACAAGGATATCAAGAAGCTAAAGAGAAATTagagaaattaatttaaattaatttatgacTATTTTATAGTGTTAGAATAGTTTTGTAAAAACACGTATactatataatcaaaatttcatatttatcatttaatacaATTTGTTTCGTTTGTAACTGAAATTTCACTAGGTTTTTATTTGTGGGCATTTTAAGtgaattttatagaatttaaatCCTTTCATACGTTTTTacttactaaataaaaaagaaaaaaaaatattatctattagaaaaaaacgcATAGATGAACTTCTCTTTCTTATCGCAAAAATACTCAAATGTATATTTTCGGATGCTTTCCAGACGTTTCAGACCTTAATGAATTTGTTAACTAAAGAATATATCCCAATCgtataatatctttttttttgtcacgTTAAAATTACGTTTCTATCGTAAGTGCTACGTGCCTGggaacatttttctttttaattatttaaatataatagagATTAAATACAACGGgttcaaattttttcattgatatGGCTTTAAATATctgtataaaatatttgtgcATTTCCCACGCTCACGttcagaaaataataaaaatttaata
Proteins encoded:
- a CDS encoding uncharacterized protein (SECRETED:cutsite_TWS-EN; SECRETED:prob_0.7208); SECRETED:SignalP(1-24) encodes the protein MMLYKFIFVLLIAHLASFHFETWSENNYTSKTYHQRGTFVPGFIIKSYRWESPSGDGCCVKMCYGSRNVRYWCSSYSNGLPSSKFNKIVIGCGDEQLVCN